NNNNNNNNNNNNNNNNNNNNNNNNNNNNNNNNNNNNNNNNNNNNNNNNNNNNNNNNNNGTGtgtaaggcggagacaacaaatccataggtagcatcctcttaaacaAAACTTTCAAGCGtctctttattaaataactaataattgattaaaaaaaaataattttatataaattaaataactatttctacaaatcaataattttataaaattgtttgccatatatgtaattaataaaattattactgttaactattataataagtttacttaataaacatagtttaaaaaccttaatagaaatatattaatttaataatacctaaatatttcaaaatatataacaaactgcagtttatgataaatgataattgataattaactataattggtaaaattattaaaattattttccagtTTTCCAATAAATCTAAACATGAATATTCAGAGATTCTACCATTTACTAAGAATCGATTAAAAAACAGCTTTTCTTGGAGAAGATTTCGAGCTCTAACATACAAAAATGCCTCACTTTTGTACAAAGACCATACGTAATATCtcagtataaattgtttttaattatatttttttaaatatggttattttcagatttttattCTTTACATTTGTTTTACCTCTGGTCCAAAcgattgtgtataatttatgcgTTGGACATAACATTCAGAATGCAAAGTTGGGAGTGGTtaatgatgaaataaaaaattgtagcactgatttatatcaacaaaaatgtttCTTAAACGACCCAAGTAATACAAAATTGAGTTGTATGTTTATTGACCATCTACGAGCATCCAATAGttatttggtaaatattaaatagtgttaaaaattaaaagtaggtacctagtttattaaaaaattaaacatcgtATTTTGCAGATCGACTACCAAAGTCTAAATTCTGGTAATGCTGCATTAAATGCCAGGTTTATATGgggtttgatttattttacttcaaaCTATACAATGACATTGAAAAATCGTCTCAATATATTTGTTAACAGTTATGATATAGACTATAGCTCGGTGAAGATCACATTAGATGCatcaagtattttattaatatacaaaataaattaaaaaccatcaataaaattgattacgcaaaataatggatatattatactaactattttagattatatcatgaaattaaaaataaaggatGACATAACTTCAACGTTTGTGAAAACATTAAAAGAAGCAACTAAGTACTGTAATATAAGCGAAAAATCATACTCTTACCCAATTTCAgtaataaacataacattttaattctacaactattttaagtatattatttttgatatttggcTTACAGATTCAAAGTATAGGAAACGTTAAAGTCACTGAATTTATTCATTCAGCTTCTCCAGGATTTATAGTTTTGTAAGTATAATGAATCAGGTTTGATTGACTAGATactccttatataatataaatttggttGACTATCTTGGTCTTTTGACTCTTGAAACTCGAATCAATTCAGAACTTTAGatatttcgaatttttttttttattattttgaaattttcataaatgtataaaactatatttctcgttcatttaatattatctgtaaacTATTCAGATTTTTGGCATTCCTCTTAAATTCATAACAGTCGTCTGTATgatattgtaacatattatttagaatttttattaataaaaaaatattttcgtttaataCCTACGtcattcatatttaatacttaaacttTATCAATGAACTAGGTACTAAAGTAGTAGATTCCTacgaattcaatatttttttatgaagtgttatttgttttaaatttataatagaacacataatattatgacatatctACTATTTTTGACAGTTAAGACAGTTTTGAATTAATGTTGCACCTTTAACTTCCTGCAGTTTCTGTTTATTCTATTCGTTACGTTATTATCTCACGTCacctatatttactatttaatgtataatataatatttatctttagaTTGGCTTTTTATTTCCCAATGATTTTATCAACTGGATTATTGCTGTCGGAGAAGGATGAAGGAATAATGAGTCGAATAATGGTCGCAGgtaaaatttttataagaaaaatgaaggaattatctatatttttttaaatgttatgtatttgaatttaaagGGGTACAATTCTTAGAATTTGTTGTGTCTATAATATTTCTCCAAACAATTGTCCACATTATACAATCAtcgattgaaatatttattatgtatttcatgTTTAATAACCCAATTTCACCAGATAACTTTTGGACATTTGCAGTAACTATAATGATTATTGGATATCAAGGAATGTTTGCAGGTAAATTTGAAGAAGcactcatatttttatataatattattgataaagtttaaaatattaggt
This portion of the Acyrthosiphon pisum isolate AL4f chromosome A1, pea_aphid_22Mar2018_4r6ur, whole genome shotgun sequence genome encodes:
- the LOC100570076 gene encoding ABC transporter G family member 23-like isoform X2; this translates as MVAVHDFFYKYGLLGPSGCGKTTLLNCILGLSSLDSGKIYLKAQRHSEISYMPQDITLHNNLTAHQTFIFYGKLYGINEENVKKRINELVHLLRLPSLSMQIKNLSGGEKRRLSFGVALFHDPKIMILDEPTVGMDPVMRQSIWNHLVELSLGGKTIVITTHYVEEAIKANMVGFMRNGVLVGEDSPNSLILKQNSLTLEEAFLSLCCVQESERFSNKSKHEYSEILPFTKNRLKNSFSWRRFRALTYKNASLLYKDHTFLFFTFVLPLVQTIVYNLCVGHNIQNAKLGVVNDEIKNCSTDLYQQKCFLNDPSNTKLSCMFIDHLRASNSYLIDYQSLNSGNAALNARFIWGLIYFTSNYTMTLKNRLNIFVNSYDIDYSSVKITLDASNYIMKLKIKDDITSTFVKTLKEATKYCNISEKSYSYPISIQSIGNVKVTEFIHSASPGFIVLLAFYFPMILSTGLLLSEKDEGIMSRIMVAGVQFLEFVVSIIFLQTIVHIIQSSIEIFIMYFMFNNPISPDNFWTFAVTIMIIGYQGMFAGILVAAVSKNYTMATHINMGTNVLFSCLCGLIWPMESAHPVLKAFNRFLPISIASETIGNLTLKGWPLHHPLVLRGLVLTILWLIVFAVPVCFFSSFKKDAWLKSKSKL
- the LOC100570076 gene encoding ABC transporter G family member 23-like isoform X5, coding for MQYFNLTVCFEVYIGGEKRRLSFGVALFHDPKIMILDEPTVGMDPVMRQSIWNHLVELSLGGKTIVITTHYVEEAIKANMVGFMRNGVLVGEDSPNSLILKQNSLTLEEAFLSLCCVQESERFSNKSKHEYSEILPFTKNRLKNSFSWRRFRALTYKNASLLYKDHTFLFFTFVLPLVQTIVYNLCVGHNIQNAKLGVVNDEIKNCSTDLYQQKCFLNDPSNTKLSCMFIDHLRASNSYLIDYQSLNSGNAALNARFIWGLIYFTSNYTMTLKNRLNIFVNSYDIDYSSVKITLDASNYIMKLKIKDDITSTFVKTLKEATKYCNISEKSYSYPISIQSIGNVKVTEFIHSASPGFIVLLAFYFPMILSTGLLLSEKDEGIMSRIMVAGVQFLEFVVSIIFLQTIVHIIQSSIEIFIMYFMFNNPISPDNFWTFAVTIMIIGYQGMFAGILVAAVSKNYTMATHINMGTNVLFSCLCGLIWPMESAHPVLKAFNRFLPISIASETIGNLTLKGWPLHHPLVLRGLVLTILWLIVFAVPVCFFSSFKKDAWLKSKSKL
- the LOC100570076 gene encoding ABC transporter G family member 23-like isoform X7 — protein: MTQRNLFGGEKRRLSFGVALFHDPKIMILDEPTVGMDPVMRQSIWNHLVELSLGGKTIVITTHYVEEAIKANMVGFMRNGVLVGEDSPNSLILKQNSLTLEEAFLSLCCVQESERFSNKSKHEYSEILPFTKNRLKNSFSWRRFRALTYKNASLLYKDHTFLFFTFVLPLVQTIVYNLCVGHNIQNAKLGVVNDEIKNCSTDLYQQKCFLNDPSNTKLSCMFIDHLRASNSYLIDYQSLNSGNAALNARFIWGLIYFTSNYTMTLKNRLNIFVNSYDIDYSSVKITLDASNYIMKLKIKDDITSTFVKTLKEATKYCNISEKSYSYPISIQSIGNVKVTEFIHSASPGFIVLLAFYFPMILSTGLLLSEKDEGIMSRIMVAGVQFLEFVVSIIFLQTIVHIIQSSIEIFIMYFMFNNPISPDNFWTFAVTIMIIGYQGMFAGILVAAVSKNYTMATHINMGTNVLFSCLCGLIWPMESAHPVLKAFNRFLPISIASETIGNLTLKGWPLHHPLVLRGLVLTILWLIVFAVPVCFFSSFKKDAWLKSKSKL
- the LOC100570076 gene encoding ABC transporter G family member 23-like isoform X4 produces the protein MPQDITLHNNLTAHQTFIFYGKLYGINEENVKKRINELVHLLRLPSLSMQIKNLSGGEKRRLSFGVALFHDPKIMILDEPTVGMDPVMRQSIWNHLVELSLGGKTIVITTHYVEEAIKANMVGFMRNGVLVGEDSPNSLILKQNSLTLEEAFLSLCCVQESERFSNKSKHEYSEILPFTKNRLKNSFSWRRFRALTYKNASLLYKDHTFLFFTFVLPLVQTIVYNLCVGHNIQNAKLGVVNDEIKNCSTDLYQQKCFLNDPSNTKLSCMFIDHLRASNSYLIDYQSLNSGNAALNARFIWGLIYFTSNYTMTLKNRLNIFVNSYDIDYSSVKITLDASNYIMKLKIKDDITSTFVKTLKEATKYCNISEKSYSYPISIQSIGNVKVTEFIHSASPGFIVLLAFYFPMILSTGLLLSEKDEGIMSRIMVAGVQFLEFVVSIIFLQTIVHIIQSSIEIFIMYFMFNNPISPDNFWTFAVTIMIIGYQGMFAGILVAAVSKNYTMATHINMGTNVLFSCLCGLIWPMESAHPVLKAFNRFLPISIASETIGNLTLKGWPLHHPLVLRGLVLTILWLIVFAVPVCFFSSFKKDAWLKSKSKL
- the LOC100570076 gene encoding ABC transporter G family member 23-like isoform X6; amino-acid sequence: MFYCNFSGGEKRRLSFGVALFHDPKIMILDEPTVGMDPVMRQSIWNHLVELSLGGKTIVITTHYVEEAIKANMVGFMRNGVLVGEDSPNSLILKQNSLTLEEAFLSLCCVQESERFSNKSKHEYSEILPFTKNRLKNSFSWRRFRALTYKNASLLYKDHTFLFFTFVLPLVQTIVYNLCVGHNIQNAKLGVVNDEIKNCSTDLYQQKCFLNDPSNTKLSCMFIDHLRASNSYLIDYQSLNSGNAALNARFIWGLIYFTSNYTMTLKNRLNIFVNSYDIDYSSVKITLDASNYIMKLKIKDDITSTFVKTLKEATKYCNISEKSYSYPISIQSIGNVKVTEFIHSASPGFIVLLAFYFPMILSTGLLLSEKDEGIMSRIMVAGVQFLEFVVSIIFLQTIVHIIQSSIEIFIMYFMFNNPISPDNFWTFAVTIMIIGYQGMFAGILVAAVSKNYTMATHINMGTNVLFSCLCGLIWPMESAHPVLKAFNRFLPISIASETIGNLTLKGWPLHHPLVLRGLVLTILWLIVFAVPVCFFSSFKKDAWLKSKSKL
- the LOC100570076 gene encoding ABC transporter G family member 23-like isoform X3, giving the protein MTQRNLLYGLLGPSGCGKTTLLNCILGLSSLDSGKIYLKAQRHSEISYMPQDITLHNNLTAHQTFIFYGKLYGINEENVKKRINELVHLLRLPSLSMQIKNLSGGEKRRLSFGVALFHDPKIMILDEPTVGMDPVMRQSIWNHLVELSLGGKTIVITTHYVEEAIKANMVGFMRNGVLVGEDSPNSLILKQNSLTLEEAFLSLCCVQESERFSNKSKHEYSEILPFTKNRLKNSFSWRRFRALTYKNASLLYKDHTFLFFTFVLPLVQTIVYNLCVGHNIQNAKLGVVNDEIKNCSTDLYQQKCFLNDPSNTKLSCMFIDHLRASNSYLIDYQSLNSGNAALNARFIWGLIYFTSNYTMTLKNRLNIFVNSYDIDYSSVKITLDASNYIMKLKIKDDITSTFVKTLKEATKYCNISEKSYSYPISIQSIGNVKVTEFIHSASPGFIVLLAFYFPMILSTGLLLSEKDEGIMSRIMVAGVQFLEFVVSIIFLQTIVHIIQSSIEIFIMYFMFNNPISPDNFWTFAVTIMIIGYQGMFAGILVAAVSKNYTMATHINMGTNVLFSCLCGLIWPMESAHPVLKAFNRFLPISIASETIGNLTLKGWPLHHPLVLRGLVLTILWLIVFAVPVCFFSSFKKDAWLKSKSKL